Proteins from one Ipomoea triloba cultivar NCNSP0323 chromosome 1, ASM357664v1 genomic window:
- the LOC116013905 gene encoding uncharacterized protein LOC116013905 — translation MATACLTWFSRRPLQIRGLAAYCGSGRCYTKTKHFEWSNVVEVEGPAAKRGCWVPDPRTGIYFPEGHERVLDDIPNAAATSTQTYWLRNVDDGVDTSSPSPHPYPHHPNQQQPND, via the exons ATGGCTACTGCTTGTCTCACTTGGTTCTCCAGGAGGCCACTGCAAATTAG GGGGTTAGCTGCATATTGTGGGAGTGGGAGATGTTACACGAAGACAAAACATTTTGAGTGGTCGAATGTGGTCGAAGTGGAGGGGCCGGCGGCGAAGAGAGGTTGCTGGGTACCTGATCCTCGTACAGGCATATACTTCCCTGAAGGCCATGAGAGGGTcctggatgatattccaaatgcTGCTGCCACTTCAACTCAAACTTACTGGTTAAGAAATGTTGATGATGGAGTTGACACATCAAGCCCTAGCCCTCACCCTTACCCTCACCATCCCAATCAACAACAACCGAACGATTAA